The Halobacillus amylolyticus nucleotide sequence TGGAATCCGTGATCCGTTGGCGCTTTTTGTCCATCGTACCGTACCGCTACCGGAAGGAAGTGGTACATCAAATTCGGATAGCCGACGTCCTCGTTTGAACGAACGAAACCTCCGCCTTCGAAATGATTAGTCGCTGCCGGCCCAGTGCGTCCGAGCATCCACTGCAAACCAATCCAAGGCATGCGCGCTTTATTTAAATTAGGCTGTTCGGAAACAGGTAGCGGACATGCGTGTTGGATGTAGACTTCAAGGTGATCCTGGAGGTTTTCTCCTACACCTGGAAGGTCGACTACCGGTTTAATGCCAAGTGAGCGAAGGTGTTCGGCATCTCCCACACCTGATAGTTGAAGTAGCTGTGGCGTGTTGATGGCACCGCCTGAGAGGATGACTTCACCTGCTTTAACATGATGAGTCTTCCCGTTTCGTTGATAGGTCAATCCTTTGGCTCGAGTACCATCGAAATCGATACTCTTAACGAAAGCACGAGTCTTCACCGTTAGGTTCTCACGCTTCATTGCCGGATGCAGATAGGCACGAGAAGCTGACAACCGCTGGCCTTTGTACACATGCTTATCAAACGGTCCGAATCCCTCCTGGCGAAAACCGTTCACATCAGGGGTTCTTGAGTAACCAGCCTCTACACCTGAGTCAAAGAAGGCTTGGAATAATGGATTGGTCGCTGGCCCACGTTCCAATTTAATAGGCCCGTCGTGTCCGCGAAGATCATCATCTTGTGATCCTAAAGCATTTTCTAAGCGTTTGAAATACGGAAGACAGTGCGCAAAATTCCACGTTTCCATACCTTCGTCGGCCCCCAGCGTTCATAGTCCATCGGATTTCCGCGTTGATAAATCATACCGTTAATTGAACTCGAGCCTCCGAGCAGCTTTCCTCGGGCATGCTTGATACGTCGTCCATTCATATATGGCTCAGGGTCCGATTCGTATTTCCAATCGTAGAGGCTTTTACCTGCGGGAAACGGCAAAGCTGCCGGCATTTGGATCAATAAGTCCCATGAATAATCACTGCGTCCCGCCTCTAAAACAAGAACACTTTTTTTCCCGTCTTCACTTAGACGGTCGCCGAGTACAGAACCCGCACTACCGCCGCCAACGATGACAATGTCATATGTTTCACTCATCTTCTGCTCCTCCTTGATGTTGAAAATGGAAAGAAGGGCTCCAGACAATAGGAGCAGCATGGGCTCTATACCCCTTCTTTCATATATCGAGTCAGTGTATCTATAAAACTATTTCTTAAACAAATTCAGCAGCTCATGCTAAAGCTTTATTCAAATGAATAATAGTGGTTGGCTTAGAACCAGTTTATAGGCTCTGGTTTAAGGTTTTGGAAGATATGCTTTGTTTCTGTATATTCTTCCATACCTAGTCTGCCTAGCTCGCGGCCGATACCAGACTGCTTAAATCCACCCCACGGGGCGTGTGGAAAATAAAGGTTGAATTCATTGATCCAAACCGTCCCCATGCGCATTTTCGCTGCACAACGTTCTGCTTTTGCAATATCGTTTGTCCACACGCCGCCAGCAAGTCCGTAGATCGAGTCATTCGCAAGCTTTACGGCCTCTTCTTCGGCAGTGAATTTTTCAACCGTAATAATTGGACCAAATCCTTCGTCTTGGACGACCCTCATGTCTGTTGTGCAGTCTGTGAAGATCGTAGGCAGGTAGAAAAATCCTTTTTGTAACGCAGGGTCTTCTGGGCGTCCGCCGCCAACTGCTAATGTAGCACCTTCTTTAACCCCTGCTTCTACATACTTTTCTACTTTCGCAAGGTGTTCAGCTGAAATTAGCGGCCCCATTTGGGTATCTTCTTCAAATCCGCTTCCCAGCTTAAATTTTTTCACTCGCTCCACAAGCGCGTTTACGAACTCATCGTGAATGCTTTCTTCTACAATCAGTCTTGTACCAGCGGAACAGATTTGTCCTGCGTGGAAGAAAACTCCGTTTAATGCTTGATCGACAGCTGTTTCAAAGTCAGCATCAGCAAAAATGATATTCGGGTTTTTCCCGCCCAGCTCAAGAGCTAGATTCTTCACGTTGGCGCTTGCCGCTTGCATAATTTTCTTCCCGGTTGCAATGCCGCCTGTGAAAGAAATCAAGTCCACATCTTCGTTGCTGGAAAGCTCTGCACCTACTGTATTGCCCGCGCCAAGGACTAAGTTAGCAACACCGGCAGGTACACCGGCTTCTTCCGTCAATTCAAATACTTTTATAGTAGTAAGCGGTGTAATTTCACTTGGCTTCATGATTAACGTATTTCCGGTTGCAAGTGCTGGAGCCAATTTCCATGACGCTTGCAGTAAAGGATAATTCCAGGGCGTAATTTGTCCGCAGACACCAACGGGTTCGTGAACCACTTTACTGATCGAATTTGATATCGGAGAGTCGATCAGCTCCCCGCCGTCTTTATCCGCAAGTTCTGCGAAATAACGAAATACCCCCGCGATATCATCCATGTCTCCGCGGCTTTCTTCTACTGTTTTACCTGTATCCAATGATTCTAAGTAAGCAAGTTCTTCTTTATCTCTCTCAATCAATTCAGCAAGCTTCCTTACGACAGCCCCTCGCTCCGTTGCTGGGGCAGCAGCCCATTCCCCATTATCAAATGCTTCTCTTGCTGCAGCGATTGCTGCTTTCGCATCCGACTCATCACCTTCAGGAACAACAGCAATCACTTCCTGATTAAATGGATTAATAATCGTACGCGTATTCTCAGAGTCCGCGCCAACCCATTTACCATTAATATAATGTTGTAGTTGTAGTTGCAGTTTCAGATCCAATTTCATCAACTCCATTTTCGAAGTGAATTAACTTTGTTAAGAATTTATTTAACGTTCTTAACAATATCACCCCTTCAAAATCATTTCAAGCATTAAGTGTAGAAGCATTGAAAAGTAATTAAGATCGTATAAGAAAGGGAATAATAGAAAGGTGCCACTCCTGAAAAATTTACATTTGACATTAAACCTGAACGCGTTATCATTAAATTCATAAAGAACATTTGATAATAATTTAACGCGATTTACTTTTTATTAAAGGAGCGACCTTATGAGTGAATCTATCGAAAGTCCGAGCCTCAAAATAGAAGAAGCCAAAAATAAAGTCATAGGCGCCATTGCAGAGACAATGGATTTATATGGGGTAACACCAGCTGCTGCAAACTTATATGCGACCATGTACTTTGAAGATCAGATGACGCTTGATGAAATGCGTATAGAACTCGGAATGAGCAAACCGAGTATGAGTACCAGCGTCCGCAGGCTCCAAGAAACAGAAATGGTGAAAAAAACATTTACACGCGGTTCCAGGAAACATACGTATGCAGCGGAGAAAAATTTCTTCCGTTCCTTTATGACGTTTTACTGTCAGATGTGGGAACGTGAAGCGAAAAAGAATTTGGACGCCATTGGAGAAGCACAAGAAGATTTCATAGAGGTCATAAAAGATTCCAACAGTACGCCAGAAGTTGTTGCAAAAGCAAAGGAATACTATGACCAATTAGAGGAGTCTAAAACATACTATCACTGGTTAGATGACCTTGTTGCAAGTATAAGAAGCGGTGAGATCTTCGAATTCTTACCGAAAGATCAAAAAGAATAAGCTTGCCAAGAAGTGATCAGGTAGTATATTGAAAAGCAGCTAAAGACTACCTGATTCCATATCTGTCCCACTCTTACATATAAAAGAGCGGGCTTCATTTTGCATTCTTGTTAAATAAATTCTTAACACATTTAATTAAAGATGTGTTGGAATAAATATACCAAATAAAAAAGGGAGTTTTATCAACATGAACAAGTGGAAAGAAAAACTTAGTTTAATTTTAGTGATCCTAATGGTTACTGTTCTGGCAGCCTGCGGAAGCACTGATGAGGAAGCAGCTGCAGGATCACAAGAAAGCGGTAAAAAAATTAGTATTGGTCAGATCAACTGGGCTGAAAACATTGCGGTAACAAATATGTGGAAAGTAATTTTAGAAAATAAAGGGTATGACGTAGAGTTAAACAATTTGAACATGGGTAGTACGATGCAGGCGTTAGAGAGTGGCGACCTGGACGTTAGTTTAGAAATATGGTTACCCGTTCAAGATGCTAACTATTTAAAGGAATATCAAGATACCGTTAATTTCTCAGAGGCTACTTGGTATGACAATGCAAAAGTAGGACTTGTTGTCCCAACCTATGTAGAAGAAGTGAATAGTGTTGAAGATTTGAATGAACATAAAGAACTGTTCAATAGCGAAATCGTTGGGTTTGGTCCTGGCGCAGGTACGATGGAAGTGACGGAACAATTAATTAAAGACTATGATCTTGAATTTGAACTCCTATCAAGCTCTGAACCTGCGATGTTAGCTGAAATTGGTAATGCAATAGAAAACAAAGAACCTATCGTAGCCCCCCTTTGGAGCCCGCACTGGATTTTCTCCAAATATGACTTAAAATTCTTGGAAGATCCGAAAAAAACATTCGGTGGCGTAGAAAAAATTCACCATGCGACAAGACAAGGATTTGAAGAAGATTATCCAGAAGTAAGCGAGTGGTTTAAAAATTGGAAGATGAATGATCAACAAATCGGCAAGCTTATTGAGTATGTAGAAAATGCCGAAGAGCCTCTTGCTGGAGCTAAGAAATGGGTGGAAGAGAATCAGAAATTAATTGATGAATGGATGAAATAAAGGCATAGACGTTAGAAATAAAGAAGTTGGTCTCTCGTTGTAGAGGCTAGCTTCTTTTGTTATTATTGGAAATATTGTCGCAGGAAGTTTACTTACATTTTTTTCATAAAGTCTGTGTTTTTTTTATCGGGGACAGTTTACCGTACTTATGCAAATTTTGACTATAATTCGGGGTATACTGGCTCGTATAGGAGCGTTGATGGTGCCTGAACTCCACCACGCTACCATGCTAAGACACACAATATTCTTTCGTGTTATAAACAAAAAAGAGACTACTTTCCAGTATAGGAAGCAGTCTCTTTAGTTTGATAGCTTAATACGTATGGAGGAAATGTAAGGAAAACCTTACATCATGCCGCCCCATTCTTCAGATGGATTTTCTGTGCTTTATGACACTTTATTTCAGCGTAAAACGTAATAGGTGTTTTTCTATATAATAGATAATGAGATATCATCCGAATTCCTAGTAATAGTCAAAGATGGTTAGTGGCTGAGCACCCCAATTGTACTTTTCTTGTTTCCAGGGCCACTTTTTGTGATAATATAAGGTGTAAAATAGATCGTCGATACATAAGGAGGACTCGTCATGTCTATTGCAGGGCCTGAATCTACAATGAAAGTTTTCCCATTAAGTTCTAATCAAGAACTCGCTGAAGATATTGCCTCGAATTTGGGGATACAGCTAGGAGAATGTTCTGTTAACCAATTCAGTGATGGAGAATTAAAAATTAATATAGAAGAAAGTGTTCGTGGTTGTGATGTATTCGTTGTTCAATCAACGAGTGAGTCGGTAAACGATCATATTATGGAATTGCTTATTATGATTGATGCACTAAAGCGAGCGTCTGCTACATCGATCAATGTCGTTATCCCTTACTATGGCTATGCGCGCCAGGATCGGAAAGCCAGTGCAAGAGAACCTATTACGGCTAAATTAATCGCCGACTTGATCGAACGAGCTGGTGCGACACGTGTCATGTCTATTGATATCCATGCACCCCAAACACAAGGATTTTTCAATATTCCTGTTGACCTATTGCTTGCCATGCCCATTCTTACAAAATACTTGAACGAAAAAAGCCTCGATGATGTCGTCGTTGTCTCTCCTGACCATGGAAGTGTAAAAAGAGCCCGCCAAATGGCCGATCGCTTAAAAACGGATATCGCGATTATTGATGAGCGAGAGCCAAGAGAAAACTTCTCTGAAGAAACGAATATCGTCGGTGACATTGAGGGAAAAACGGCGATTCTAATCGATGATATTGTTGATACGGGGACAAGAATTACTAGCGGTACGAAAGCATTGCTTGATAAAGGTGTGAAAGAAGTGTATGCGTGTAGTACACACCCTGTCCTTTCCGGATCAGCTATTGATAAAATTAAAGAATCTGCCGTTAAAGAGTTGATCGTTACGAACAGCATCCCGCTAACTGAAGATAAAAAGATTGATAAGCTGACACAGCTCACGATTGCTCCGTTAATTAGTGAAGCCATTAAACGGGTCCATAATGAAGAGCCGGTTAGTCCGTTATTCGATTAAGATGAAGAAGCCCGTCCTCCTGATTTTGAAACCCCCCCCCGATAAATGGACACATTTAAAAAAGTCCCTTTATCGGGTTTTTATGTGCTCATTTTCGTATATCTTCATCACAAATAGGGTACCTTTGTTTTTAAGTCCAAGTGAACACTCATACCTGGAAGGTTAATCCTAAGAAGTTGAACATAAGCGAAAGCACCCGTTTTCTTGAATAAAGTTAGAATTCATAATAGCTGATGAATCAACTTTTGTAGTCTATCTGATTAGACAAGATAAATTAAGCATTTTCTTAGAATTCTCCTTTTATGTTCATGTATGTTATGTCTTAATTGATTTGAAAAGAGAATTCTAATGTCTAAACCAAATGGAAAAGAATCAAAAACGTTACGTATAGTTATGCCTCAATGGCAAGGAGGATCTAATTCGAACTATTCGCTAGGGGCAGAACTCTTAGCTTGGCTGTTTCCAGAAAATGAACACCCCATTGTGTGGGTCCCGATAAGTCAAATCAGCCCAGTAACTGAAATGAAAGGGAGTGTGTTAGGGAGTCAACTTCTTGAACAATTAGAAGCCGCTAATCATATTATTCAACCTCCTTTAGACTACATATTCGCATATAAGACGCCAACTTACCATGCCATTGTAAGTGTAAGAGCAGGAGGGGAGATGCAATCCGCATTTCCTAGCCATATGGCCCCGTCAATGACTTCCAAGTACAATAATTCGTTTTTAACGAAACGACATGCTCAGATTTATGGCCGAAAGTGGGAAGAGTTACAAGAGGTATTATTTTAGTGCCTACTACGATAAATTATGATACAGATAAAGGGAGTAGTAAATAACTATTCCCTTAGTTAACCTATCTATTACAAACCAACTTGACCGACAGCGTATGTTGCGTGCTCTGTGCTGAATCCTTCATAAGTCAATTGGTCAATTAAACCTTGTCTTGAAAAAGAAGTGTAATCAAGATAGTCTTGAGCCATAATAACAGCCTGTTCTTGCCAATCAACCGTGATATTCTCTACAGCAAAGGATGCTTCCTCTTGACTGAATCCCTCATACACTAACTGGTCAATCAAACCTGATTTAGAGAATGCAGTGTAATTAAGATATTGTTGAGCCATAGCAACTGCCTGCTCTTGAGAAACAGTTAAGCTGTCTTCTTCAGCTTCCTTAGCTTTACGCTCTTCCTCTTCTTTAGCTTTCCGTTCTTCTTCCTCTTTAGCCCTACGTTCCTCTTCTTCTTTCTTCGCCTGTTCCTCAGCCTCTTTAGCTTCTTGTTCTTCTTGTTCTTCTTGTTCTTCTTGTTCTTCTTGTTCTTCTTGCTCTTTCTCTGCTTGTTCTTCAGCTTTCTTAGCTTCCTCTTCCTGCTTAGCCTTCTCTTCAGCCTCTTTAGCTTCTGCGGAAGCTTCAACTGCAACCTCTTCAGCAACAGGTGCTTCTTCACCCATCGATCCTACAATCAGTGCTAGGACTAGAAATGCGAACAGGCAACCACCTGATTTAGCAAAGTTCCTGAATCTGTTACCCTTACCTTTCACGAAGGCTAAGACAACAAAAACTACCATACCTGCTAAAGCCGCTAACATTAAAATCATTAAGAACGTTTCCACTGATTAATCTCCCCTTATTAAGTTCTAAACAAACTGTTTTCTAGTACGAGGACGTTAGCCCTCATTCCCATACTATTATACCATGTTCAGTGCCATGCTTTTCCAAATAATGCGTGTAATTTGAACTTTTTTAACCAGAAGGACTCGTTGACTACAAAGATCGAAAGAGCAATATTCATTTGCTGCAAGTTCTCTCCAGGAGCGTCACTTAAACGAGCAAATGCCCTGGTGCCTGCATTAAAATGGAGTCTTTCGTGTTTGGAAGTGTAGAGGGTCATTAGCTCCACCACCTTTCACAAAATAAAAAACCGCCCGTAAGGACGATTTAATTAGTTTCTGTTTTCTTTGTCTTTAACATCAGGAGTTGAGTCAAATAATGGCGCAACCCCTGCAAAAATAGTGCCACGAAAACAGGGTAGCCGATCACTTTAGCAATCATCGATACAAGAGACGCATGATAAAAAATGCCGCCTACCCACCAGGCATACAGAACACCAGCAAGTATAGGAGACCCTATCATAAGAAGCCCGCGAACAAGAATAAAACCTTTCGTGATGGGAACAGGACAAGTAAAGCTCCGAATCCAAGGATGATACCCCATTTCTGTGCGTACATAGAGTAATTGTAATACCGATTCTCAATAAGCACATTCGGCATCGCTGATTCTCTCACCATATCTTATATTTTGAGGTAAATTTTCCAGACTATACTGCCCCTCTGTTCATCTTAATTAATTATTAAATAACAGAACACATGTTCATAGAATGGAAACATGGAACAAAAAGCCTCCCAAAAGTTCAGTGAACTTATAAAAGGTGCATTAGATTAGAAAGAATTTCTCACTAAAAAAGGCCGGAAATTATATTCGGCCTTTTTTATTCATACTATATTTAGGGTTTGATCAATTATTAAGTGTATTCTAAATTATGTTGTGTAGGGAAAAGTAAATTAGGATACTTTTCTCGTAAGTTAAGTGGTAAAACCCCAGTTACATGAACCAGAACTTTCATTTGCGGAATTCCATGTTTATTAATTGCTTTAATAGTCATTCTCACGAATTGATCTTCTTTTAATAGCGTAGAAAAAAATTCAGCATACACCGCAGGAATATATCCTAGGTGAGCACCATCTGTTGTTAATATTTTCACTGCATACTTATCATGCTTAAGATCAGGCTCTCTAACTAAAATTAATTCCTGATCGTTTTCTAGAGTATCTAATGATTTTTCACCATCATAATACCTCCAGCCTTCAATATAAAAGTCTACTTTAAACATACCTTCATTCATTAGCAATGGAGAAACCAACTCAAAAGAATCAGTGGCTGTCTTCCCCTTTGTTACCCGTAGGATTTCCATCTCATGTGATAAACTTGTTAATCCATATAATTGAAGTAACGAATTATAATCTGGACGTTCTTTATTAGGAAGTCTTCTACTAAATGCATGGAACATAAAAGGGGAGTAATAACTTTTAGAAAGGTCTGGAAAGGCAAAGAAAGTTACAAATCCATTTTTTATAGCTTCTTGAAGCCCTCTTGGTTTATTGGTTTTATCATATTCAAAATAGTAACCGTCATCTGCTACATATAAAAGGTTTCCAACGTGGTATTTCTTTCTGGACTTTGGATTTTGCCAAACCAACCATAATAATTCTTTCATCGTTATTTTTAACCTCCTTTATACCATTCTAACATCCACTGTTTCCTATAATGTATTAATTTTAATACCCATTCTTTCTCTAACACACTCATTATTGCCAATGGGACTTTGTTTAATATATTACTTAGCTTTGATAAATCTAAAGAACCTATACGCCTTATTTCATCTTTTGTATAACAAGGATATTGTTCCTTTAAATAATTTAGCAACTTCAGCACCTTTGGTTTCTTCTTTTGTTCAACTTCAATTAGGGTTTTTGACCTATTTGTAAAACCTTTAAACATTCTCTCATCTTTCATTAAATCTTCCAATTTCCTACTTCCTACATTAAACCCCAAAGAAGCACCATTATCAAATATGGGAGAAAACACAGGAGTTCCATCACTTAATACTACTGCCCAATTTTCACAGTGTCGGTCTTGGTTCGCAATTAAACAGTCAAAGACACATAATGAAACAAAATCTTTTTCAAAGCCAAAAGGCTGAAGTGAAATCATTATGTTCTCTATTGAGTATTGGTCTAAACTCCATGGATTAAACTCATCCAAAATAGTGGACAAAATTTCACCACCATCTGCCATACCTTCTGTTTTGGAAATGAAGTTTTCTAATATGACCCCTTTTCTTCCATTTTGTTCTGCAAACTCAACATTCATCATTTTAAGATGAAGCATCTTCCCAAGTTCAGAAGATACTTTTTCAGCCCAAATTTCTCCATTTGATACCTTAGGTACTTTGAACAGATAGCGATTAGCATCATCTGTCTCCGGTTTGAGCCAATACTTTTCTCTAGTTCCGGACACTTGAAGGGAATAATCATTAGTCCAGTTCGAAATATCCGTTATATTGTACATTATATTTCTCCCCATTATGTATGTTCCTTTATTTTGAATAATTATATCACGTATTACCTGATCATTTCATATTATCATTTATCCTCATATTAAAGGCTTACATTTCTAGTAATACATCCAGTATTTCTTTTATTTAAAAGAAAAGCCCCCAATAGTTCCGTGAACTAATGAGAGGCTACAGAGACTCCAAAGGAATCCTGTCAATATTTGTTTGTAGGGTTTCAAATCCTTATCTATCAAAGGGTTTGAGAACAGCTTACATCATGCCGCCCATTCACTGTATTAAATAAATAATAGAAGATAAGACGTAATTACCCTTAAATAATCGGTGTTCCAACTTTATGTTATTAGCACGAGATCAAATAGGATATATGTATTAATAAAAAAATCCAGTCAATATCCAGTCAGAAGTGCGATCATGTTTACATTAAGTCGTGATTCTAAAACGACCTCCCCTCTGTAAGTAGTATGCTGTTCCAAATATTAAAATCTACTTACTTTGATTTATAAATTATTCTACACTTCCTTCATTAAGGTATAATACGTGATTTTCTATAAAGTCAATCTCTTCTTGATTTAAATTATATTTCATATAAAGTTGTTGATCTATTTCTGCAATCGTTTTTGACCAGTCTATATCTGACGTTCCAGAGAAATCTTGAAGAGGAACATATTCCCATGTATCAGATTTATTCCCCTGAGTCACCTTTAAAATACCCAGCATAACTCGTACAAATTTCGATTTAATGTAGAGTAAAAGATTTCTTCCTTCAGTTTCCGTTGAGTAACTTCCAAAACCAATAAACGTTTGTGTCATACCATCTCCAGGTTTACCCAAAACTGGAGCACTTATTAAACGTGCTGGCTCCTTACCTAAAGTTCCCGAAGCTCCATTAGAAAATGGTACAAATACTTTATACTTATCCAACCATTTTTCGTTTTCAACATATTTACGGGGAATAAATCTATATGCACGTTTTCTATTTATTAGTCCGAGAGTCCTGATATCATCCTTGTTTTTCATAGATTCCGTAAATACGTCTAAACGTTCCATAATAATCTGTCTAAAGCGTTTGTCTTTCCCTTCACTTCCTATTATTTTCTTATACTTTGGAAAATCTTTGTATAATTCTTGTAAATTGAATTTATTTTGTGAGTAGATTATTTCTCTAATACTTTGTGGATTGGACTTCCATACTTTTTTCATAATTGAATTTAATTCTGGAAAACTTACAAATGTTCCTATTTCTCCGAAGTGTATGTTTACATTTCTATAGGTAACAGCTACCCCTCCAGGTATAGATGTATTAGGAAATATTTTACTACTTTCTCCTTCATAATATTCAACAGATAGATGTGGATCATTTAACATTTCTTTATTCCACGAGGATGGTGTTTTTCCAGCATTAAACAGAAATCTTGCTGGTGTTATAAACATAGCAATATCTGCTATCTTATAGCTTTCTTTCATAAACAAGTGATAAATAGGATCATCACTTGAACTTGTACCTCTAGCTTCTTCTTGGTAAGGGGGATTTCCTATAATTACATCAAACCTCATCATTACATCTCCAAATTCTTTATAGATATATTCTGATAACACACCTTCCTTTGCCAATTCCAGTGTATCAAGCTCAATAATATTCGGATTAGAAATATATTCTTCTGCACCCATAATAAAGTTCTTGGCAATTTTATAAATAATATTGGTTGGTGCACATGCATATACTTGGTTCTCAAAAATCCATTTAATACGCTCTGTTTGACTCGGAATTTGATCTTTCAAACCGTTATTTAATCTCTTAACTATTTCTGTAATATACAAACCACTTTTAACGTATAAATCAGCAAACTTTTTTGTTTTATCGGAGAAAATCCCCGGGTTTTCTTTTTCTAAAATGTTCACCATTTTTTTCACAACATGCTTTGGTGTAAATATCTGGTTCGTTTTCTGCGGTGGAATATAATTAAAAATATCTTCTTCCATACTATCATCAAAATAATTTGCTAGACGCTTTCTAGTATCTAGAAACTCTTGGATACTAGTATTAAAAACTACCTCATTGAATAGACCATGAACGACTTTTATATTGCCTTTGTCATCCTCATATTCGAAACCATCGCGAAGCTTCTTGAACTCTTCAATTGTGATACTTGTAAGATCTTCAAAGGTAGCTTCATCAATATTCTTTTCAAAGTTTTCTAATCTAGTCTGATCATCCCCGTATGCCATTAAGAACGCAGGAATTGTACGTGCAAATCCTCTTAAATGATCTCGAACATCATCTTCTGTTGTTTTCTTTTTCTTTTCTTCTAATTTTTCTATTTGTTCTTCGACAACAGTGTTCATTGTGTTTTCTACTTCTTTATTAATTTCATCGGCAAAAGACTCTTCAATCTTTTGTTTTTCTTCTTCATATTGCTGAGTCACTACTTTTAATT carries:
- a CDS encoding arginase family protein gives rise to the protein MSKPNGKESKTLRIVMPQWQGGSNSNYSLGAELLAWLFPENEHPIVWVPISQISPVTEMKGSVLGSQLLEQLEAANHIIQPPLDYIFAYKTPTYHAIVSVRAGGEMQSAFPSHMAPSMTSKYNNSFLTKRHAQIYGRKWEELQEVLF
- a CDS encoding Ltp family lipoprotein, with translation METFLMILMLAALAGMVVFVVLAFVKGKGNRFRNFAKSGGCLFAFLVLALIVGSMGEEAPVAEEVAVEASAEAKEAEEKAKQEEEAKKAEEQAEKEQEEQEEQEEQEEQEEQEAKEAEEQAKKEEEERRAKEEEERKAKEEEERKAKEAEEDSLTVSQEQAVAMAQQYLNYTAFSKSGLIDQLVYEGFSQEEASFAVENITVDWQEQAVIMAQDYLDYTSFSRQGLIDQLTYEGFSTEHATYAVGQVGL
- a CDS encoding glycine betaine ABC transporter substrate-binding protein, which encodes MNKWKEKLSLILVILMVTVLAACGSTDEEAAAGSQESGKKISIGQINWAENIAVTNMWKVILENKGYDVELNNLNMGSTMQALESGDLDVSLEIWLPVQDANYLKEYQDTVNFSEATWYDNAKVGLVVPTYVEEVNSVEDLNEHKELFNSEIVGFGPGAGTMEVTEQLIKDYDLEFELLSSSEPAMLAEIGNAIENKEPIVAPLWSPHWIFSKYDLKFLEDPKKTFGGVEKIHHATRQGFEEDYPEVSEWFKNWKMNDQQIGKLIEYVENAEEPLAGAKKWVEENQKLIDEWMK
- a CDS encoding ribose-phosphate diphosphokinase — translated: MSIAGPESTMKVFPLSSNQELAEDIASNLGIQLGECSVNQFSDGELKINIEESVRGCDVFVVQSTSESVNDHIMELLIMIDALKRASATSINVVIPYYGYARQDRKASAREPITAKLIADLIERAGATRVMSIDIHAPQTQGFFNIPVDLLLAMPILTKYLNEKSLDDVVVVSPDHGSVKRARQMADRLKTDIAIIDEREPRENFSEETNIVGDIEGKTAILIDDIVDTGTRITSGTKALLDKGVKEVYACSTHPVLSGSAIDKIKESAVKELIVTNSIPLTEDKKIDKLTQLTIAPLISEAIKRVHNEEPVSPLFD
- the cudC gene encoding choline uptake/conversion transcriptional regulator CudC, with amino-acid sequence MSESIESPSLKIEEAKNKVIGAIAETMDLYGVTPAAANLYATMYFEDQMTLDEMRIELGMSKPSMSTSVRRLQETEMVKKTFTRGSRKHTYAAEKNFFRSFMTFYCQMWEREAKKNLDAIGEAQEDFIEVIKDSNSTPEVVAKAKEYYDQLEESKTYYHWLDDLVASIRSGEIFEFLPKDQKE
- a CDS encoding HipA domain-containing protein; translated protein: MYNITDISNWTNDYSLQVSGTREKYWLKPETDDANRYLFKVPKVSNGEIWAEKVSSELGKMLHLKMMNVEFAEQNGRKGVILENFISKTEGMADGGEILSTILDEFNPWSLDQYSIENIMISLQPFGFEKDFVSLCVFDCLIANQDRHCENWAVVLSDGTPVFSPIFDNGASLGFNVGSRKLEDLMKDERMFKGFTNRSKTLIEVEQKKKPKVLKLLNYLKEQYPCYTKDEIRRIGSLDLSKLSNILNKVPLAIMSVLEKEWVLKLIHYRKQWMLEWYKGG
- the betB gene encoding betaine-aldehyde dehydrogenase; its protein translation is MQLQLQHYINGKWVGADSENTRTIINPFNQEVIAVVPEGDESDAKAAIAAAREAFDNGEWAAAPATERGAVVRKLAELIERDKEELAYLESLDTGKTVEESRGDMDDIAGVFRYFAELADKDGGELIDSPISNSISKVVHEPVGVCGQITPWNYPLLQASWKLAPALATGNTLIMKPSEITPLTTIKVFELTEEAGVPAGVANLVLGAGNTVGAELSSNEDVDLISFTGGIATGKKIMQAASANVKNLALELGGKNPNIIFADADFETAVDQALNGVFFHAGQICSAGTRLIVEESIHDEFVNALVERVKKFKLGSGFEEDTQMGPLISAEHLAKVEKYVEAGVKEGATLAVGGGRPEDPALQKGFFYLPTIFTDCTTDMRVVQDEGFGPIITVEKFTAEEEAVKLANDSIYGLAGGVWTNDIAKAERCAAKMRMGTVWINEFNLYFPHAPWGGFKQSGIGRELGRLGMEEYTETKHIFQNLKPEPINWF
- a CDS encoding HIRAN domain-containing protein; amino-acid sequence: MKELLWLVWQNPKSRKKYHVGNLLYVADDGYYFEYDKTNKPRGLQEAIKNGFVTFFAFPDLSKSYYSPFMFHAFSRRLPNKERPDYNSLLQLYGLTSLSHEMEILRVTKGKTATDSFELVSPLLMNEGMFKVDFYIEGWRYYDGEKSLDTLENDQELILVREPDLKHDKYAVKILTTDGAHLGYIPAVYAEFFSTLLKEDQFVRMTIKAINKHGIPQMKVLVHVTGVLPLNLREKYPNLLFPTQHNLEYT